In the Thermoflexus hugenholtzii JAD2 genome, CCCCCAGGTCCACCCCCAGCCGGAGACCTACTGGGGTCATGTCAACCCCATCGGCCCGCGCGGCGTCTACGACGAGGCCAAGCGGTTCGCCGAGGCCATGGTGATGGCCTATCACCGGGTCCACGGCCTTCGCACCCGCATCGTGCGCATCTTCAACACCTATGGCCCCCGCATGCGGCTGGATGACGGCCGGGTCGTCCCGAACTTCATCGGCCAGGCCCTGCGTCGGGAGCCCCTCACGGTCTACGGGGACGGCTCCCAAACCCGCAGCTTCTGCTACATCGACGACCTGGTGGAGGGGATCGTCCGGCTGCTGGAGGTGGAGGAGCCGGAGCCGGTGAACCTGGGGAACCCGGAGGAAGTGAGCATCCGCGCGTTCGCGGAGATCATCAACCGGCTGACGGGGAACCCGGCCGGGATCCGCTTCTTGCCGGATCGTCGGATCCCGGGAGATCCCCAGCGCCGCTGTCCGGATATCACGAAAGCACGCCAGCGGCTGGGGTGGAGCCCCCAGGTCCCCTTAGAGGAAGGCCTGCGGCGAACGATCCGCTGGTTTGCGGAACGGCTGCAAAGGTAGGTCGGAATCCATTTCGACTTAGCGAATCATCGAATGCAGATGCTTCGGTGGCGGATCCGCTTATTCGGATGGGAGGCGCTCTGGGGCCTGATGGCCCTCGGAACAGGCGCGCTGACGCTGCTCGGCCCGGATCCCCGGATCCTCGGGGGGGTCCTCCTGGCCCTCCTTCTGTTCATCGGGATCTTCTGGGTCCCGGAGGCCGGGCTGGGGCTGGCGCTGATCGCCGGGCCCTTCGCCCCCCTGGAGAACGAGATCGCCCGTCCTCCCCTCAACAGCGCCCAGGTCTTCCTCGGCCTGGCGCTGCTGGCCTGGACCTGGAGGGGGCTGGCCCGCCGGGATCTGCGCGTCCCCTCCTGGGGTTGGGGATGGGCTTACGGGCTCTACCTGGGATACATCCTCCTCTCCCTGCTGTGGGCCGCCTCCTGGGAGGAAGGGCTGCCGGAGTGGATCAAGTGGGTCCAGATTGGGCTGGTGGTGATCCTGGTTCGAACGGCCCAGCCTCCCGTTCAGCGCGGGCTCCTGGGGGCGGCGCTCCTCTCCGGCGCCCTTCAGGCCGGCGTCGGGCTCTGGCAAGCGGTCCTGCGGGGGACAGGCCCGGAACACTTCCGCCTCCCTGGGCTCCCCTTCTACCGGGCCTATGGGACCTTCCAGCAGCCCAATCCCTTCGCCGGGATGATGGGGTTGATCGCCCCGGTGGCCCTGGGGCTGGGATGGAGCCTGTGGCGGGATCCAGAGATGCAGCGTTGGAGGTGGGCCCGGCCTGTCGGGTTGGGCGCGCTGGGGGTGGGCATTCTGTCCCTCCTCGGCCTGCTGGCCTCGTGGTCCCGGGGGGCGTGGCTGGGGGCTGGGATGGCCGGGCTGGTTTTGTTGCTGATGCTGCCGGCCCGCGCCCGCCACGGGCTGGCCGTCGGGAGCCTCCTGGTGCTGCTGAGCGCGCTGGCCTGGACCGCCGGGATGATCCCGACGCCGATCCAGGCCCGGCTGGCTGGGGCCCTGGAGGAGATCCGGGTGATAGATGTGCGGGGGGTGGAGGTGAATGAAGCGAACTTCGCGGTGATCGAGCGGCTGGCCCACTGGCAGGCGGCTGTGGAGATGTTCCGGGCTCACCCCTGGCTGGGGGTGGGGTTCGGGAACTACGCCGCCGCCTACCCGGCCTACGCGCTGATCCGCTGGCCGAACCCCCTGGGACATGCCCACAACATCTATCTGAACGTAGCGGCCGAAACCGGCCTTATCGGGCTGGCCCTCTATCTGCTGCTCTGGGCCGCGATCGGGG is a window encoding:
- a CDS encoding UDP-glucuronic acid decarboxylase family protein → MRILITGAAGFIGSHLCDRFIAEGHEVIGVDNFLTGSPDNIAHLMGHPRFRLIRHDVTHFLYVEGPLDAVLHFASPASPVDYLKYPIQTLKVGALGTHNTLGLARVKGARYMLASTSEVYGDPQVHPQPETYWGHVNPIGPRGVYDEAKRFAEAMVMAYHRVHGLRTRIVRIFNTYGPRMRLDDGRVVPNFIGQALRREPLTVYGDGSQTRSFCYIDDLVEGIVRLLEVEEPEPVNLGNPEEVSIRAFAEIINRLTGNPAGIRFLPDRRIPGDPQRRCPDITKARQRLGWSPQVPLEEGLRRTIRWFAERLQR
- a CDS encoding O-antigen ligase family protein; the protein is MALGTGALTLLGPDPRILGGVLLALLLFIGIFWVPEAGLGLALIAGPFAPLENEIARPPLNSAQVFLGLALLAWTWRGLARRDLRVPSWGWGWAYGLYLGYILLSLLWAASWEEGLPEWIKWVQIGLVVILVRTAQPPVQRGLLGAALLSGALQAGVGLWQAVLRGTGPEHFRLPGLPFYRAYGTFQQPNPFAGMMGLIAPVALGLGWSLWRDPEMQRWRWARPVGLGALGVGILSLLGLLASWSRGAWLGAGMAGLVLLLMLPARARHGLAVGSLLVLLSALAWTAGMIPTPIQARLAGALEEIRVIDVRGVEVNEANFAVIERLAHWQAAVEMFRAHPWLGVGFGNYAAAYPAYALIRWPNPLGHAHNIYLNVAAETGLIGLALYLLLWAAIGARTWAAWRGNVGWRRGLAAGLMAAWAHLHIHQIFDNLYVANLPLLLALYGAWAEILISEGKPGKRG